agttgtgttttggccGATCATATACACGACAGCGGCATTTTGGGTGCCTGGAAACGCAGCgttttgaaaacaggttccagagtgcaactttttggaaatggcgtctctgttgtcatgtaaacttgcaatatgcagttcctctgaaaacggagacttttcgcacatgcacattacggttccagtcactaggcatgcgtgAGAAAgtcgaccgtcacaacaacaatgccgagctctgtttgtgccgCTCACCCTGTTTATTTTtcaagtgaagtgtagatctgttactgtagcaactccaactcgtcgtccatccagacaaagttatctgtgcatgctttcgccattgtgtcttctttgttttggtttgtaatcactgcGTTGTAgcggaaggcgcttcagcgcaggcgcatggcgtggtgttgctttgcaaatttacactgccacccattggcctggcgtgcatactacagcgtttccagtagattttgcggctccgtgtgaaTGGGGATCatttcaataacgtcgtcagataaacgcagaagttttttaaaacacaaaggacagacttttccgtttttagagaaactgttgtcgtctaaacagggcctcaGGCTCTGAGGAAAGAGGTAAGCGATCTGATTGTCTTTGCAACAGTGGCACCAACAATATATAAATGCTGAGGGGTGAGGGTTCTGACACTGTCACTCTCTATCATCTCCATCAATTGTTTTTAGCATTAATCCCAACTTGAAGTACACAGTGTACTGCAGTGCGATTGCAGCAGGAGGAGTGGATGAGTGGGACTTTGCTTGGTCCATGTACAAGAACGCCACCATCGCTTCAGAGGCTGATAAACTCATGTCCGCTCTGTCCTGCACCAAACAGCCCTGGCTGCTGAACAGGTCAGTAGTGTTGCCATCATGCTGGATATTACTTGTTCCCTCATTGCTCTCCTTCAGGTCATTTTGCACTCTGCAGCATGAATGGTTGAATGGATTGGAGAATGGTTACTGCAGGATTTCAATGGTCCTGCATTAAAAACTGCAGGAAATAGTGCAGTTGACACAGTTGGCTTTTGtcctcactctgtgtgtgtttcaggtatCTTGAGTATTGTCTGGACCCAAAGATGATCCGTAAGCAAGATGTGACCTCCACCATAAGTTCCATTGCTAGTAACCCCATTGGTCAACCTCTGGCATGGGACTTTCTCAGAGCCAAATGGGACTATATATACAATGAGTGAGTTTTCCCTGATGCACACATGTTTATATTGTTACAGTAAACTCAGCTGGTAGAGGTCAGGGTAAAACATGATGCTATGGAGGCAAAAGGATAATTTTTAGGTGGTGTTTGTCCAGACTACATTATCTATCTAAAAACTTTTGGATGGTTTGCCGTGAAACTTGGCACAGATGTCCTCAGTGTCCAAAGGATGAATCTTGGATGGTTTGGTAATCCTCTGATTTTTATCTAACAACATTTTactttgtccaatactttggtttacgACCAAATCCCAGCAACTAATGCCATTCCCATCAAGATGTAATCCTCTGCTAGTTAGcattaacatgctaacacagtTAAACATCTGCCTGTTAGCACTGCATTGTAGCCTTCCAGTCTTGTCTTTTTAGTCATGATATCAAAATGTCCAACAGTTCTGGTTACGCAGCCTGTAGATGTTTGCAAAATGATCAAAGCCtgtcttgtttttgcttttcttcAGCTATGGTGGTGACTCATTTCCCTTTCACAAACTAATTAATGGAGTGACCCAACGATTCTCCTCTAAGTCTGAATACAATCAGGTacagtttcttcagtatttctGGATGTTTACTGTAGGACCTAATGACTAACTAATGACTAATGTAGGACCTTATATTAAAAAAGTTATTTAATATTAGTAACTAGACTAATGCTCGCAATGTACTGTGTATCTGGTACAGGATAAACATATACTCCATGCATTGTTAAATAGATATGAATATGGAGAACAAGTTCTTATATCCTAATcctgtaatttgtttatttgtgtttatggtGACATGCTTTTTAGTGTTGTACTTTACATGTAAAATTGAATCCCACTAACGCCCTCCCCTCGTTCCtctccagctgctgcagttcaaagaagacaatgcaggGCAGCTGGGCTCAGCCGCTGCGTCTTTTGATCAGGCACTGGAGAGAACCAAAGCCAACATAAACTGGGTGGCCATGAACAAGGAACAGGTGCTCAACTGGTTCACCAGCGAAGCTTCCTCTCCAGAGTGACACTCTCCACAGTTGAAAATGCAgaaatagtagtaatagtagagGTAGTTTTAGTAGTACCACTAGttgtagtagttgtagtagtagtagtagtagtagtagtagtagtagttgtgtTAGCATAGCAGCAGTAGttgtagtagcagtagtaataCAGAAACAAGCAGGACTTAGTGGAGGTTTAATCAGCTAATCAGAATCACCTGTGTCTGGGTGGCAATGAACAAGGAACAGGTGCTTTACTGGTTCACCAGTGAAGCTTCTTCTCCAATTTAACACTCTCCacagttttcaaatgtatgatTGTTTTACTGACATGTACTCCAGCTGGAACCAAATATATTGTACATACTGTCAACATTTGAAAGGTTTTAGAGGGGTTTCAAGATTTTGAATGAATGTCACAACACAGAAGTGTGATATTCTGTGCTAACCCAAATATTTTTTGCATCTTGTGTCATTCTATGAAATAAAAGCCATAATaagatttgacttttttttttacctgcacaTTTAAATAGTATTTTGAATCAGCTTGGATGTTTATCTCCTCTGAAAGAAACAGCGAGAAGACAGAAACTTTCTTTGAGGCCATCCTGGAGATTTTACAAAGGTTGTGACCCCAGTTTGTGTTCTGTAAGAAAATAAGCACTTCAGGGAAAATAAAGtccatttaaatgtaaaatgcacaactaaaaaataaaagtccacaCAGTTTCAGTTATTTAGTAAAGTTGCTCGAGGCATCTCAGGAACATCACATCACACTGTTGCTATGTCTCAGGAACATAGCAACAGTGTAAAACATCAATCCACAAAGTGGGCCGCTATCTTCAATGACTAAGACACAATTTGTCAATATTAAGATATAAATTATACATGGACAGTACAGAGAAACACCTCAGAACAGGAAGGGACAATCTGAAGTGGAAGTGAAATAAAACCAGCTTAccagggatagtttggatcttttgcaGTGGGACTGTATCACATAGATTGTGGTCAGCatgtccccagtttggagaagcaggctggagtttAACACAGAAATTAAGCAATCTATTTCTGTGGCcagggtcagcaacaaaatgtatttcagctACCCAAGAaccaatatcagtttaagtgtatgctaaaTTTAGAATATTATCAGTGCTTTATCTCACCATCAGACAGCAATTTTCAATGAGGAATTGAAGCggttctcttcaaagccagagtccattgagaaaaacagagatttcacatcgctgaacacaggacctTCTGGTCAACTGCAGCCTTATTCAGTCAGTTTGTTTGGGTTATGTTGTGATTTTGGCATGTAAAAGGGATACTTTTGattcactaaagtcacacaatagcataaacaaactaactgattgaggcagccgACAACCAGCAGCTTCCATGTTCAGAGAGCCAAAATTACTCTTTTTTCAATGacgtctggtggctttgatgagaacCTTTAATGGGAACTGAAGGTGTTGGAACGGGCtgtctgaactatcccttttaTCCCGGGCTGGATATTTATCATGAGGTTTCTTCCATGGTGTCAACTAGCAGCCATGTTTACACAGGATAGAAAAGGTGCCAATTAACTGGTCCTAGTTCAGCTGCCGCTTCTCTCAGCAGGGGTCTTTCCTTCAGGACTTTAGAGGGGATGTGCTCGCTGTTTAGCACCTCATTGTCCTGCTGACAgctgtagtgtttgtgtaaggaAGTAGAGGCCAAGCACCAAGTCtgtatgatttcatttgattaatacataagaaataataaaccagaaagagacaaacaTGAATGCATGTTGGATGAATGCAAGAAACTCAAGGATTATTttgataaattacatttattctgTTCACATGGTGAAAGCTCAATAaatacacagtttaatacaaaaagacacagaaatatattttgttcaaaataacaaaaaacgaGAATTTTGTCCATAAATTTTGTTAGAGGTCATTGTTGCAATGAAAATAGTTGAGTGGACGGATTGCCGTATGTCTCAGCACTGTCCAGAGAAGGTGGCGTTTTGAAGTTGTTGCTGTGGCATCCAGTACTGCTGACTGGTGAAACAAACTCCGCTAGGAACCTGATGACAGAAAACAGATTTGGGTTATGAACTCATTCAGCTAACACTCTGGATTCTACAAGAGTAGGTTATGAATAAACACGGCCATTGTAAAGCGAATTCTCTTTAACCATTAATTATTAAAAAGTATAACGGCTAATGCCCATGACATGAACATACCTGATATGAGGGCTGCAGAGAGGACAGCTGGGCTGTGCTCACTGTGTGACAGTCTGGTTCCTGTGGGCTGTAGCTGGCCATTGGCTGACCCAGGAACTGGCTAAGGGTTGGGGGCTGCTCCACAAAGCCTGAGGATCTCTGCTCCAGCACCTCCTCGCTGAGGCCCAGCTGAGCGGACAGGTAGGAGATGTAGCGGATGGTGAGGCGCAGCGTCTCGATCTTGGTCAGGGTCTGTCCGGCTGGTGCCACTGAGGGCGGCAGGTATTTCCTGAGGTGATGCAGGGCCTTGGTCAGATCCCTCATCCTCagcttctctctctcactggcTGTGTGGCGCTTCTTCCCCGGATACCTGGACCTGGATTTCTTTGTGGTGGAGGCAGCTGTGGAGGATTTGGAGCAGGGCAGAGTCTGATTCTCATGGGTAAGACCAGGTGCTGCAGGGCTTTTGAAGACAAAACACTCCAAAGCATTTTGTTCAATTCCAGCAGCCTGGAGGGAGGTGGGGGAGAAGCAGAAAGAGTCCACAGAAGAGGTGGGAGACAGGCTGCTGCCAGCACTGAAGTAACCAGGATCTGAGGCTGGATCATAGGCCAGAGGATCGTAAGACTTGTCCAGCAGGGTCTTGCCGTCAAACAGGAAAGAGTCATCCTGGAGCTGGAGAGCAGAGCAGTAGGACACATCCATAGCTGCTGTTGTCGTCGTGGGTGAAGTCGATGCTGTGGTTGTAAGCTCTTCCCTGAGCAGTGAGCTGTCAGTGTGTCTCTGATGAGGCAGGCAGAGGATAGTGAAGAGGACCAGAGAGGCTGCTCCATATATGTGGTGGGAGGTGTGAGGTTGCACCTCCAGCAGCCACCTCAGGTCCTGAGAAGCTCTGGGAGCAGGGCCGACACCTAGGCCAGGGGGTCCCATGGGAAACATGCCAGCTCCAGCACAAGGTGTGACCTGGCAGCTCGCACAGGCATCATGGCAAATTCACACTACACACTCCTGCAGCCTGGGAACATGACCCTGCCATGACAGGGGCTTCACCTGGGTCACGGGTCTGTCTCTAAATCCTCCTGAGGATTTTTTATTAGAAATCTGGAGTGCCATGGGCTGTGACTGGAAGCAGCTACATGATCTGTGACCAGAAATATccaataatccaaaatcatTGCCCTGTAACTGTAAGGCCTCCGGTTCAGCCAAACACAGTGGTCAATACTATGCCCCATCATCATTCATGTACATTAAACGTTCTTTACACTGAAGTTAGATGGCAGTTCTGCCTCTCATTAGAGccgctctctctttctgcccTGATGTCCCCTACAAGGTCAGGCTGGAGAAGTGTGCCAAGGCAGCTGTGAGGTGTGAGAAGTTTACACTTCATCCTGTTTGGACAGCAGTAGGCCTCCCTGTCCTGGGAACTCTGATCCACCTGGAAGAATTTGCAGGACTACTAACACACTTTATATTGAACTGAACTTGGCcatttagttatttattactaAGAACACTGTCCTGTCCAGGTCTCCCTTTCAAAAGAGATCTCCAACCCATGTTCGCCgtaatgtttctacagtagcccagaacgaacaaaccaaacactagctctagatggggccattcgagttttcttgttttctcatTTTCAAGTTAGCCACAGTAGTTAGAAGCCCATCTGCGACCACTAGCATCGGCAAAACGCTGAATGATAATGTGaatctgctttattcagtgtttctacctgCTTAAATCacagggtctgtttgttttggagaggaggtgACCTTCGCTGATCATTCggttcccagtaaaaacctaCTAAAGGTCTGGATCAGATAAAGAGTGAGCACAACATGGCACTTGGTGGGCAAGCTGCCcttctctgacatgccaaacaccATCGGAGAAGCTCTGATTCGTGAcgtgaaacagctttattcagtttttctaCCGGTTATAATTGCCTGTTCTATTTGTGTTgcagaggagacctctgtggataatttggctactggtgaaaaactgtttgttctttattgattttatttttttgtaaaaaaaaagtcattaccaTGTAGCATCTCTTACCACTGATCTCCTAAATGTTCTGGTTCACTAACTGCTGTATTTCATCTAAGTGTGTAAATATTGGTGCACAGTTTTCTGCACGTGTATTTAATTTTGGATAGTtgcatttaaaataacataaagTAAAATACACCAAAGTATAGCCTAAAACATGCTACATTTTGCACAGTGGTTAAATGTGTATAAGGCTGACAGGAAGTTGATGGTGTAACCTTACAGATCCTTAATAGAGTCAGTCCTGACCTTCTCAGCGATTTGTTAGTATCCGAATTAAGATGTTCAAAACAATTTCCGAATCCTTCCATGCTGTAAGAAGAACTCACAGATCACTGGATTCTCTCTGATATTTGATCGTCAGGTGTCGACTGTGGATCTGAGTCCTGGGCAGCGTTCCCACAAACCGCCGCGTCACATTTGACTCCTGCTCTGCAGCAGAGGTGAAACCAATGAGCAGGATGTGTGAACCGCTCTCGCACAGCTCTGCACCACCTTagtcatgcaagaaaaacagacatCCGAATCCAGATAAACATCCAGAGCAAACATGGGACATTTTTTGAAAACCAACATTTCTAAAAGTCACTAAAGCAGATTCTGCTAAAGCTggtttagtttttttatttgttctgaGTTGAAGAGTGTGTGGGGTGACACCAGACTTGACAGCTGACCGGAGGACCAGTTCCCGCAGTGACCTTTAACCTCCACCCACGTCATTATGTGACATTAAAATACTGCCAGAGAAAACTTGGCGTTCATATTTCTGCCACTCCCAGTCTTAATCTGTTTTAGTTACATGAACAATTGTCATTTTCCTTCCACTGACCTGTTGCTCTGTAACACACAGGTTACTTATTTAACACAAGCACTCAAAACTGAATTATCTCTCCTCTGATGAGAGTGGTACTCATAAAATAAACTGATAGCACTTATTACAACTAATTCTAGCACTTTAGTCTTTTGTTGATTAAAGTGtgaataattattatttttctaaatatttgtgcatattttttcatcattttcgtATTCGTTTGAAATGATAAACTATGAGCTGATAATTATTTTCCAGTGTAAACCTTCTGCAGAGTTTCCCCAGCTGTCAGCTCTCTTCTTTCCCTCCCAGGCTGATGATGCAGGGGATCTGTCTTCTTTTAATCCACATTAGCTCTGATGATGTTTACTCACATGTAATGAGTGAATAATCAGCACAGCAGTGTTAACCCTTTCATCCCAAACCCTTTTAGGCCAGAGACTTTATTAGCTTTTCTGTGATGAAAGACCTAGGTGAGTATATTAGGCTTTGTCTCCTCAGGTTTGCTGCTTGCATATCAAATGAACTGCATGTATGTGGCAAACTAAACACTCAGGCCTAATTCCCCTGCCTGCTATGCAGGTCCACACTTCTCTATGAATATTAAAGCCCTCTCTGTTGGCTCTAGCAGGTAATTAGGGCTGTAGGTGAGAGAAAGGGGGAATGAGCAGGGAGGATCTTATATCTTAGTCTAGACTTAGCGGTGCCAAGAACCTCTCTGTGTTTGCAGAGCCCCATTAACAAAGATACACTAAATAAACTAGATAACCTGTGACAGAGGCTGATCTCTGGTCTGCTGTGGAACAAACCTCAGACAACTCATTTATCACAGGCTTCAGACCACGAGAGGAAACTATTATAAGGTGTCTGGAAGGACTTCCTGATTTGGTAATGTTACTTGATTCCATGCTTAAGGTATTTTTGTAACCTATTATGGCCAGTTATATTTACATATGT
The Epinephelus lanceolatus isolate andai-2023 chromosome 2, ASM4190304v1, whole genome shotgun sequence DNA segment above includes these coding regions:
- the LOC117260023 gene encoding uncharacterized protein LOC117260023; its protein translation is MFPMGPPGLGVGPAPRASQDLRWLLEVQPHTSHHIYGAASLVLFTILCLPHQRHTDSSLLREELTTTASTSPTTTTAAMDVSYCSALQLQDDSFLFDGKTLLDKSYDPLAYDPASDPGYFSAGSSLSPTSSVDSFCFSPTSLQAAGIEQNALECFVFKSPAAPGLTHENQTLPCSKSSTAASTTKKSRSRYPGKKRHTASEREKLRMRDLTKALHHLRKYLPPSVAPAGQTLTKIETLRLTIRYISYLSAQLGLSEEVLEQRSSGFVEQPPTLSQFLGQPMASYSPQEPDCHTVSTAQLSSLQPSYQVPSGVCFTSQQYWMPQQQLQNATFSGQC